Proteins found in one Laspinema palackyanum D2c genomic segment:
- a CDS encoding DUF4330 domain-containing protein, whose amino-acid sequence MKILDRQGRLFGKISILDLGAALVILLVVIGIFFFPGTSGSVAQIGGVTTKPVEVDLIVRGLSVRDPEALVREFQEKGKTNVIIRNQPYGQVDVKSVQLLTRTLAVPQPDGSVKALPDPRQEESFSANLLMTVAGNAKITDDGPVLGNSKVKIGTPMELEGTTYNFNASVIDVRVP is encoded by the coding sequence ATGAAGATTTTGGATCGCCAAGGCCGCTTATTTGGCAAAATCAGCATTCTTGACCTGGGTGCTGCCTTGGTCATTCTCCTGGTTGTCATCGGCATCTTTTTCTTTCCCGGTACTTCCGGTTCCGTTGCCCAAATTGGTGGGGTAACCACGAAACCTGTTGAGGTTGATTTGATTGTCCGGGGACTGAGTGTGCGGGACCCGGAAGCCCTGGTTCGGGAATTTCAAGAAAAGGGCAAAACCAATGTAATTATCCGCAATCAGCCCTATGGTCAAGTTGACGTCAAATCGGTACAGCTTTTAACCCGAACCCTAGCAGTTCCCCAACCCGATGGTTCTGTTAAGGCATTACCAGACCCTAGGCAGGAAGAGTCGTTTAGCGCTAATTTACTGATGACCGTGGCGGGAAATGCCAAAATTACCGATGATGGCCCAGTTCTGGGCAATAGCAAAGTCAAAATCGGCACGCCGATGGAACTGGAAGGTACCACCTATAACTTTAATGCCAGTGTGATTGATGTCCGGGTTCCATAA
- a CDS encoding DUF7219 family protein, whose translation MTDKSDFLYPRSRYYGKFSPENLAFDANLQEFAQKVNYICGLETGGKISPDQAYEDIKGLWKQLKKSKKELGIGEPPIQPE comes from the coding sequence ATGACAGACAAATCGGATTTTCTGTATCCGCGCAGTCGATACTATGGTAAGTTTTCACCTGAAAACTTGGCCTTTGATGCAAATTTACAGGAATTTGCTCAAAAAGTGAACTATATCTGTGGTTTGGAAACCGGCGGTAAAATCTCCCCGGATCAAGCCTACGAAGACATTAAGGGACTCTGGAAACAGCTTAAAAAGTCTAAAAAAGAGCTGGGAATTGGGGAACCCCCAATCCAACCGGAGTAA
- a CDS encoding DUF2442 domain-containing protein — MHLTNGSTFSFPPDLAQGLRGANPEQLRDVWLDADGLSVHWESLDADFSVLGLLQGIFGTRKWMSELGRQGGKISTEAKQEASRKNGKKGGRPKGSKSSPSPSSYGIKPSGSKGARLIP; from the coding sequence ATTCATCTGACCAATGGCTCAACTTTCTCCTTTCCTCCTGATTTAGCTCAAGGCTTAAGGGGAGCCAACCCCGAGCAACTCAGGGATGTTTGGCTGGATGCTGATGGCTTAAGCGTACATTGGGAAAGCCTGGATGCTGATTTTAGTGTCTTAGGACTATTACAGGGCATTTTTGGAACCCGAAAATGGATGTCTGAATTAGGACGCCAAGGCGGAAAAATATCAACCGAAGCCAAACAGGAAGCATCGCGTAAAAATGGCAAAAAAGGAGGGCGACCTAAAGGTTCTAAATCATCCCCATCTCCTTCATCCTATGGTATTAAACCGAGCGGAAGTAAGGGGGCCAGATTAATTCCTTAG
- a CDS encoding helicase HerA domain-containing protein has product MNPDRPLGSVIQGSLSKGLEVKLHPDVSVEEMRVGKFLVVRGARSHFFCLLTDVCLGTTNDRISMNPPHPEDTFMQEVLAGSSTYGKIELSPMLMLTPEADEGGWSPNSLLKTSANNGLKTNGLASYQANTTGEMQLRPVKTIPSHFSQVYDASERDFRLVFGWEDDPHRRNFAIGQPLDMEVPVCIDLDRFVERSNGVFGKSGTGKSFLTRLLLSGIIRKQAAVNLIFDMHSEYGWEAATEGKKFSTVKGLRQLFPNEVEVYTLDPESTRRRGVRDAQELYLAYDQIEVEDIRLVSRELNLSEASIENAIILRNEFGTTWITQLLAMSNEDIQMFCDEKRGNKASIMALQRKLGLLDELKYIRNSCPQNYVKQILDKLNAGKHLVIEFGSQSNMLSYMLVTNVLSRRIHRAYVEKSEIFLQTKNPSDRPRQLVITIEEAHRFLDSATVRQTIFGTIAREMRKYFVTLLVVDQRPSGIDNEVMSQIGTRITALLNDEKDIDAIFTGVSGGQNLKSVLSKLDSKQQALVLGHAVPMPVVVQTRAYDAKFYQEVGDMDWEGMETDLLLTAAESAKLDLGF; this is encoded by the coding sequence ATGAATCCCGATCGCCCATTAGGTTCTGTTATCCAAGGTTCTCTGAGTAAAGGATTAGAAGTCAAATTACATCCCGATGTCTCCGTCGAAGAGATGCGAGTCGGAAAATTTTTAGTCGTCCGAGGTGCGCGATCGCATTTCTTCTGTTTACTCACCGATGTCTGTTTAGGAACCACCAACGACCGCATTTCCATGAATCCTCCCCACCCGGAAGATACCTTCATGCAGGAAGTGCTCGCAGGCAGCAGCACTTATGGAAAAATCGAACTCTCCCCCATGTTGATGCTGACCCCAGAAGCTGATGAAGGGGGATGGAGTCCCAATTCTCTCCTCAAAACCTCAGCCAACAACGGACTCAAAACCAACGGATTAGCCTCTTACCAAGCCAATACCACGGGAGAAATGCAGTTAAGGCCGGTTAAAACCATTCCCAGCCACTTCTCCCAAGTGTACGATGCCAGTGAGAGGGATTTTCGCCTTGTCTTTGGTTGGGAAGATGACCCTCATCGCCGTAACTTTGCGATCGGTCAACCCCTAGATATGGAGGTGCCCGTCTGTATCGACCTCGATCGCTTCGTCGAACGCAGTAACGGCGTTTTTGGCAAATCCGGAACCGGCAAATCCTTCCTCACCCGCCTCCTCCTCTCCGGCATCATCCGCAAACAAGCCGCCGTCAATCTCATCTTTGATATGCACTCGGAATATGGTTGGGAAGCTGCCACGGAAGGCAAAAAATTTAGTACCGTCAAAGGCTTACGGCAACTCTTCCCCAACGAAGTCGAAGTCTACACCCTCGACCCCGAATCCACCCGCAGACGGGGAGTCCGGGATGCTCAAGAATTGTATCTCGCCTATGATCAAATCGAAGTCGAAGATATCCGATTAGTCTCACGGGAGTTAAACCTCTCCGAAGCCAGTATCGAAAATGCGATTATTCTGCGCAATGAATTTGGCACGACTTGGATCACCCAACTCCTAGCCATGAGTAATGAAGACATCCAAATGTTTTGCGATGAAAAGCGCGGCAACAAAGCCTCAATCATGGCATTACAGCGCAAACTTGGACTATTGGATGAACTGAAATATATCCGGAATAGCTGTCCGCAGAATTATGTGAAGCAGATTTTGGACAAACTGAATGCGGGTAAACATTTAGTCATTGAGTTCGGGTCACAATCGAATATGCTCTCTTATATGTTGGTGACCAATGTCCTGAGTAGGCGGATTCATCGGGCTTATGTAGAAAAATCCGAGATATTTTTACAAACCAAAAACCCCAGCGATCGGCCTAGACAGTTAGTCATTACCATCGAAGAAGCGCACCGTTTCCTAGACAGCGCCACCGTTCGCCAAACCATCTTCGGCACGATCGCCCGCGAAATGCGGAAATACTTTGTCACCCTGCTTGTGGTTGATCAACGTCCCTCGGGAATTGATAACGAAGTCATGTCCCAAATCGGTACTCGCATCACCGCTTTACTCAATGATGAAAAAGATATTGATGCCATTTTCACCGGCGTTTCAGGGGGACAAAATCTGAAATCCGTTCTCTCAAAGCTGGATTCTAAACAACAAGCCCTCGTGTTGGGTCATGCGGTTCCCATGCCAGTCGTCGTCCAAACACGGGCTTATGATGCCAAATTCTACCAAGAAGTCGGCGATATGGATTGGGAAGGCATGGAAACCGATTTACTCTTAACCGCTGCGGAATCAGCTAAATTGGATTTAGGGTTTTAG
- the cobO gene encoding cob(I)yrinic acid a,c-diamide adenosyltransferase has protein sequence METNADLVAGDNLSGEETGGDRLSSSLSDSQYQKKMQRRKEVQEQRVALAAVEKGLIIVNTGNGKGKTTAALGMVLRSLGHGFRVAIVQFIKGAWEPAEKEIFSHFSDRLEFHAMGEGFTWETQDRDRDIQKARQAWEKALSFITNPDYKLVLLDEINVALKLGYLPVEEVIAGLEQKPEESHIILTGRGAPAPLIECADLVTEMTLIKHPFREQGVKAQPGIEY, from the coding sequence ATGGAAACCAACGCTGATTTAGTGGCAGGGGACAATTTATCTGGGGAAGAGACTGGAGGCGATCGCCTCTCATCCTCTCTCAGCGACAGTCAGTATCAAAAAAAGATGCAGCGGCGCAAGGAGGTCCAAGAACAACGGGTGGCCCTTGCTGCGGTTGAGAAGGGATTGATCATTGTGAATACCGGGAATGGCAAGGGAAAAACCACGGCGGCGTTAGGGATGGTGTTGCGATCGCTGGGACATGGATTCCGGGTGGCGATCGTCCAGTTTATCAAGGGCGCTTGGGAACCTGCGGAAAAGGAAATTTTCAGCCACTTTAGCGATCGCCTAGAATTCCACGCAATGGGGGAAGGGTTCACCTGGGAAACCCAGGACCGCGATCGGGACATCCAAAAAGCCCGTCAAGCTTGGGAAAAAGCCTTAAGTTTTATCACCAACCCGGACTATAAACTGGTCCTGCTTGATGAAATTAATGTTGCACTTAAGCTGGGTTATCTGCCTGTCGAGGAGGTGATCGCCGGTTTAGAGCAAAAACCCGAGGAGTCTCATATCATCCTCACCGGCAGAGGCGCACCCGCACCCCTGATTGAATGCGCTGACTTAGTAACGGAAATGACTCTGATTAAGCATCCATTCCGGGAACAAGGGGTTAAAGCTCAACCCGGGATTGAATATTAA
- a CDS encoding molybdopterin molybdotransferase MoeA, with translation MLPVKQAEEVILGLVQPMDPVEDQEQVELLSARGRVLAESVVGTLDFPHWDNSAMDGYAVRYEDVAEVRGDRPIQLEIIEEIPAGKPPQKTIQTGQAARIFTGSMMPLGADTVTIQEDTQRTGDRVDILSAPSQRGEWVRYQGSFYQSGTPLLSPGIVLSAPDIAVLATAQITQVPVYRRCQVAILSTGDELVAPGQPLQPGQLVDSNQYALAAAVTAAGGEPLLMGIVGDQPEALQKAIAKALATADIVLSTGGVSVGDYDYVEQILTQLKGTIHIKKVGIRPGKPLTVASFPRKESTSSVLYFGLPGNPVSALVTFWRFVQPAMRKFAGWKQGWEPQFLTARSQQELRGGGPREIYLWGKIHCIDGIYQFELAGGSHSSGNLINLAQTTALAVIPVGVSTIAPGEPIQVLAINR, from the coding sequence ATGTTGCCGGTTAAACAAGCAGAAGAAGTTATCTTAGGGTTAGTGCAACCAATGGATCCGGTTGAGGATCAGGAACAGGTTGAGTTGTTATCCGCCCGGGGGCGAGTGTTGGCAGAATCCGTGGTGGGAACCTTAGATTTTCCCCACTGGGATAACTCCGCAATGGATGGATATGCAGTGCGCTACGAAGATGTTGCCGAGGTTCGTGGCGATCGCCCTATCCAATTAGAAATCATCGAAGAAATTCCTGCTGGGAAACCCCCCCAGAAAACCATTCAAACCGGACAAGCGGCGCGAATTTTCACCGGATCCATGATGCCACTGGGTGCGGATACGGTGACGATTCAGGAAGACACCCAACGGACAGGCGATCGCGTGGACATCTTATCCGCCCCCTCGCAACGGGGAGAATGGGTGCGTTATCAGGGTTCCTTTTACCAATCTGGAACTCCCCTGTTATCCCCAGGAATCGTCCTGAGTGCGCCGGATATTGCTGTTCTCGCCACGGCACAGATTACCCAAGTGCCGGTGTATCGCCGTTGTCAAGTGGCTATCTTATCCACCGGGGATGAGTTAGTTGCTCCGGGCCAACCGTTACAACCCGGACAACTGGTAGACTCAAATCAATATGCTTTAGCCGCTGCCGTCACTGCCGCCGGGGGGGAACCCTTGCTAATGGGAATTGTTGGAGATCAACCCGAGGCACTCCAAAAGGCGATCGCCAAAGCGTTAGCAACTGCGGATATTGTCCTCTCTACCGGGGGTGTCTCCGTGGGCGACTATGACTATGTTGAACAAATTCTGACCCAATTAAAGGGAACAATCCACATCAAAAAGGTGGGGATTAGACCCGGGAAACCCTTAACCGTTGCGAGTTTTCCTCGGAAAGAGTCCACCTCTTCTGTCCTCTATTTTGGTTTGCCGGGAAATCCAGTTTCTGCCTTAGTCACCTTCTGGCGCTTCGTACAACCGGCGATGCGGAAATTTGCGGGATGGAAGCAGGGGTGGGAACCTCAATTTTTAACAGCGCGATCGCAGCAAGAATTACGCGGAGGAGGACCCCGAGAAATCTATCTCTGGGGGAAAATCCACTGCATCGATGGCATTTATCAATTTGAACTAGCAGGCGGCAGTCACAGTTCAGGCAATTTGATTAATCTCGCCCAAACCACCGCCCTAGCAGTGATTCCCGTGGGAGTTTCTACCATTGCACCGGGTGAACCGATTCAAGTGCTGGCGATTAACAGGTAG
- a CDS encoding sugar porter family MFS transporter: protein MQTENAQPIIYEAKTSYVLMLATVAALGGFLFGFDTAVINGAVGALGISFQANSFQVGLAVSSALLGSAAGAFFAGQIADRYGRVKTMLVAAGFFLISAIGSGIAVSMADFMMWRLIGGVAVGTASVIAPAYIAEVSPAHLRGRLGSLQQLAIVTGIFVALLSNYVIATGAGSAMSPLWFGIPAWRWMFWTEIPPAVLYGLGALRIPESPRYLVAQGREVEATPILAKAIGGDVAAKIREIRDSVFQDHKPRLSDIFGRRGLLPIVWIGIGVSVLQQLVGINVIFYYSSVLWQAVGFSEADSLWITVITSVTNIVTTLVAIAFVDKFGRKPLLILGSIGMMLTLGTLATVFGNAPLDAAGNPALTDSAGTIALLAANFYVFCFGFSWGPVTWVLLGEMFNNRIRGSALSVAATAQWIANFGVSTTFPVLKDVGLGFAYGLYTTAAAISLFFVLLLVKETKGRELEEM from the coding sequence ATGCAAACTGAAAATGCACAACCAATTATTTATGAAGCCAAGACCTCTTATGTTTTGATGCTGGCAACGGTCGCCGCTTTAGGAGGATTTTTGTTTGGCTTTGATACGGCAGTGATTAATGGGGCAGTTGGGGCATTAGGAATCTCATTTCAAGCCAATAGCTTCCAAGTGGGATTAGCCGTTTCTTCGGCGTTACTGGGGTCGGCTGCGGGAGCTTTTTTCGCTGGACAAATTGCCGATCGCTACGGTCGAGTTAAAACCATGCTTGTGGCGGCAGGTTTCTTTTTAATTAGTGCGATCGGTTCGGGGATTGCCGTCTCGATGGCCGATTTTATGATGTGGCGATTAATCGGTGGGGTAGCCGTCGGGACCGCCAGTGTAATTGCTCCGGCTTATATTGCCGAAGTCTCACCGGCACATTTGCGGGGACGACTCGGTTCTCTCCAGCAACTCGCCATTGTTACCGGCATTTTTGTCGCCTTGCTCTCCAACTATGTTATTGCCACTGGAGCCGGTTCTGCCATGTCTCCGCTATGGTTTGGAATACCCGCTTGGCGGTGGATGTTTTGGACTGAAATACCCCCGGCTGTCCTCTACGGACTGGGTGCATTAAGAATTCCCGAATCCCCCCGATATTTAGTCGCGCAAGGGCGAGAAGTGGAAGCGACTCCGATTTTGGCAAAGGCGATCGGAGGGGATGTAGCGGCGAAAATTCGGGAGATTCGAGACAGCGTATTTCAGGACCATAAACCTCGGTTGTCGGATATCTTCGGCAGGCGTGGATTACTTCCCATTGTCTGGATCGGAATCGGGGTCTCGGTTCTACAGCAGTTGGTGGGGATTAACGTCATTTTCTATTACAGCAGTGTGTTATGGCAGGCAGTCGGCTTTTCTGAGGCGGATTCCCTGTGGATTACGGTGATTACCAGTGTCACCAATATTGTCACGACTTTAGTGGCGATCGCCTTTGTGGATAAATTTGGTCGCAAACCCTTACTGATTCTCGGTTCCATTGGCATGATGCTCACCCTTGGAACCCTCGCAACCGTCTTCGGGAACGCGCCGCTGGATGCTGCCGGTAATCCTGCTTTAACCGATAGCGCCGGAACGATCGCACTTTTAGCCGCTAACTTCTACGTCTTTTGCTTCGGCTTCTCGTGGGGTCCCGTCACCTGGGTATTACTCGGAGAAATGTTTAACAATCGAATTCGTGGATCAGCCTTATCTGTGGCTGCTACGGCACAATGGATTGCTAACTTTGGAGTTTCTACAACATTTCCAGTCCTCAAAGATGTCGGATTGGGCTTTGCTTACGGCTTATATACAACGGCTGCGGCAATTTCCCTGTTCTTTGTGCTACTCTTGGTCAAGGAAACCAAGGGTCGAGAATTGGAAGAAATGTAG
- a CDS encoding gamma-glutamyl-gamma-aminobutyrate hydrolase family protein yields MTKSLKAPLIGISTYGRNGVSAFSLAATYVDAVRAAGGIPVLLPPGEPNPTEVLERIDGLILSGGGDIDPSAYQGASHPCIYNIDSERDEFELTLARLCLEKDLPFLGICRGMEVAIVACGGTLVTHVPDEYGMQVQHRLVPAPGHLYPAKHPVRILPSSRLGGIVGKSEIEVVSWHHQAVRNLAPGWRVVAESVGDYVIEAVEHQHCSFAIAVQWHPELSPEDISHQRIFQALVKAAGTRKVVPIQDAIA; encoded by the coding sequence ATGACTAAATCTCTGAAAGCACCTCTAATTGGCATTAGCACTTATGGCAGAAACGGGGTCAGCGCTTTTTCCCTCGCTGCGACTTACGTTGATGCAGTCCGCGCCGCAGGTGGAATCCCGGTACTTTTGCCACCGGGAGAACCGAATCCGACTGAAGTTTTGGAACGGATCGATGGGTTGATTTTATCCGGGGGTGGGGATATTGACCCAAGTGCCTATCAGGGGGCGTCTCATCCTTGTATTTATAATATTGACTCAGAACGGGATGAATTTGAACTCACATTAGCGCGGTTGTGCTTGGAAAAAGATTTGCCGTTTTTGGGGATTTGTCGCGGCATGGAGGTGGCGATCGTTGCTTGTGGAGGAACTTTGGTGACTCATGTTCCCGATGAGTACGGGATGCAGGTGCAACATCGGTTAGTCCCGGCACCGGGTCATCTTTATCCAGCAAAACATCCGGTGAGAATTCTGCCCAGTAGTCGCTTAGGTGGAATTGTGGGGAAATCTGAGATTGAGGTGGTGTCTTGGCATCATCAAGCGGTGAGAAATTTAGCCCCAGGTTGGCGGGTGGTGGCGGAGTCGGTGGGGGATTATGTGATTGAGGCAGTGGAACATCAACACTGTTCCTTTGCGATCGCCGTCCAGTGGCATCCCGAATTGTCCCCGGAGGATATCTCTCATCAGCGAATTTTTCAGGCGTTGGTGAAGGCAGCAGGAACGCGGAAAGTGGTGCCGATTCAGGATGCGATCGCCTAA
- a CDS encoding DUF4336 domain-containing protein, producing the protein MESAPDSAPLSPSLPPKDLSWPFWLAMPLYPYGRRRTLCQEVVKDTLWTFEQIQGILYVVVPIRMTVVRLERGGLLVYAPIAPTPECVRQVQALESQHGPVKYIILPTVSGLEHKVFVGPFARRFPLAQVFVAPSQWSFPLNLPLSWLGLPQRRTQVLPQDSSKVPFADEFDYEILGPIDLGLGRFGEVAFFHRASRSLLVTDSVLSIPEDPPAVVELDPYPLLFHARDNAADVRQDTPDNRRQGWQRICLFAFYFRPSTLNTLKLRQAFQLARNVSDRSKKAYFGLFPFDWQPDWKQSFDLLRGDGRLFVAPILQTLILNRAPQATLTWADTVARWQFERIVPCHLDSPLAVGPREFRQAFNFLEQPSGGSNGNTEENLSLGDRDFATLRTIDELLDRWRITPPRSDRV; encoded by the coding sequence TTGGAAAGCGCACCCGATTCAGCACCCCTTAGTCCAAGTCTGCCACCCAAGGACCTATCATGGCCCTTTTGGTTGGCGATGCCTCTGTACCCCTATGGCAGAAGGCGCACCCTCTGTCAAGAAGTGGTCAAAGATACCCTCTGGACTTTTGAGCAGATTCAGGGCATTCTTTATGTCGTGGTTCCCATTCGCATGACGGTAGTCCGGTTGGAACGGGGGGGATTATTGGTCTATGCACCGATCGCCCCAACGCCAGAATGTGTGAGGCAAGTTCAGGCATTAGAGTCTCAACATGGTCCGGTTAAATATATTATCCTACCTACGGTTTCCGGACTAGAACATAAGGTGTTTGTTGGTCCGTTTGCGCGACGTTTTCCCTTGGCGCAAGTGTTTGTAGCGCCGTCTCAATGGAGTTTTCCCCTCAATTTGCCTTTGAGTTGGTTGGGGTTGCCCCAACGACGCACCCAAGTGTTACCCCAGGATAGCAGCAAAGTCCCCTTTGCCGATGAGTTTGATTATGAAATTTTGGGTCCGATTGATTTAGGATTAGGACGATTTGGGGAAGTGGCATTTTTCCATAGAGCATCGCGATCGCTGTTAGTCACAGATTCTGTGCTATCTATCCCCGAAGACCCTCCGGCAGTCGTCGAACTTGACCCCTATCCCCTGCTGTTTCATGCGCGGGATAATGCTGCCGATGTGCGGCAAGATACCCCCGATAATCGTCGTCAAGGATGGCAGCGTATATGTCTGTTTGCCTTTTATTTCCGCCCTAGCACATTAAATACCCTCAAACTCAGACAAGCGTTTCAACTGGCGCGCAACGTCAGCGATCGCTCCAAAAAAGCCTATTTTGGCCTGTTTCCCTTCGACTGGCAACCGGACTGGAAACAATCCTTTGACCTCCTGCGCGGCGATGGACGCCTCTTTGTCGCCCCCATCCTCCAAACCTTGATTCTCAACCGCGCACCCCAGGCTACTCTCACTTGGGCCGATACCGTTGCCCGGTGGCAGTTTGAACGAATTGTCCCCTGTCACTTAGACTCTCCCCTTGCCGTCGGTCCCCGAGAATTTCGGCAGGCGTTTAATTTTTTGGAACAACCGTCAGGGGGGAGTAACGGTAATACTGAAGAGAATTTATCTTTGGGCGATCGCGATTTTGCCACCTTGCGAACCATCGACGAACTGCTCGATCGCTGGCGAATTACACCCCCTCGTTCGGATAGAGTATAA
- a CDS encoding photosystem II protein, Psb35-related has product MTILIALFIVGWVAVALLGTQAYFRGEQSKPIHERNWRSESFETLAESITGTDIDYSKRVPAFEVDAYSSSNLPS; this is encoded by the coding sequence ATGACTATCCTAATTGCTCTGTTTATCGTCGGTTGGGTTGCTGTCGCCTTATTAGGGACTCAAGCGTACTTCCGAGGCGAACAGTCCAAACCTATCCATGAGCGGAATTGGCGTTCTGAGTCCTTTGAAACCCTAGCTGAATCGATTACCGGAACTGATATCGACTACAGCAAGCGAGTCCCCGCATTCGAGGTGGATGCCTATAGCAGCAGCAATCTACCCTCTTAA
- a CDS encoding glutathione S-transferase family protein produces MLELYQFELSQYSEKVRLILDYKGLEYRKVEVTPGVGQIEVYQLSGQSQVPILKDGSTVIADSTKIAKYLDEKYPDRPILPSNPLERGLCLMMEEWADESIGTKSRVVLFQGISQDQSFRSALLPSSTPDFLKNLIEAVPSDLLRTLGSGLGASPDAVKSAEDAIKQDLEALCLILQDRPYLTGNQPTLADLAVAGLSILLKFPAGPYLDIPEKLRGKGVIGIADNPLYEPFFTWRDRLYAEFRKPLPYAPTTPIGTGQKPTSIEIE; encoded by the coding sequence ATGCTAGAGTTATATCAATTTGAACTGTCGCAATACAGCGAAAAAGTCAGACTCATCCTGGATTACAAAGGATTAGAGTACCGCAAAGTGGAAGTCACCCCTGGGGTTGGACAGATCGAAGTTTACCAACTTTCCGGGCAATCCCAAGTCCCCATTCTCAAAGATGGGAGTACCGTAATTGCCGATTCCACCAAAATCGCCAAATACTTAGACGAAAAATACCCCGATCGCCCCATTCTTCCCAGCAATCCCCTAGAACGAGGATTGTGCCTGATGATGGAAGAATGGGCGGATGAATCCATTGGCACAAAAAGCCGAGTCGTCCTGTTTCAGGGAATCAGTCAGGATCAAAGTTTCCGCAGTGCGCTGCTGCCGTCGAGTACCCCAGATTTCCTCAAAAATCTGATTGAAGCAGTGCCATCGGACCTCCTCAGAACCCTCGGGTCGGGTCTCGGTGCCTCCCCAGATGCCGTAAAATCCGCTGAAGACGCCATCAAGCAAGATTTAGAAGCCCTCTGCCTGATTTTGCAAGATCGTCCCTATTTAACCGGAAATCAGCCCACCCTGGCGGATTTAGCCGTGGCTGGATTATCCATCCTGCTCAAATTCCCTGCCGGACCCTATCTGGATATTCCCGAAAAATTGCGCGGCAAAGGCGTGATTGGAATTGCGGACAATCCCCTGTATGAACCCTTTTTCACCTGGCGCGATCGCCTCTATGCGGAATTCCGCAAACCCTTACCCTACGCCCCGACTACTCCGATTGGTACAGGTCAAAAACCCACCTCGATTGAGATAGAATAA
- a CDS encoding alpha/beta fold hydrolase yields the protein MFIPPGFDQGSIVTSLGRMVYYTNRPEFWQGGPSASGDRPTQPTLLFLHGFGGGSSAYEWSKVYPAFAPDYRILAPDLIGWGRSEHPERNYQIEDYLSTLTEFIQQTCPEPVVAIASSLTAAFTIRVAIAHPEFFKSLILTTPSGLSDFGENYSSSFFAQLVKTPFLDQLLYRTGIATEGGIRGFLQSRQFANPDLIYPEIVQAYLQSALEPNGEYAALSFVRGDLCFDLARDIPQLTTPTAFIWGRQSQFTGPELGKRLASLNPSAIREFIQLETVGLTPQLEVPAVTIGLIRRFLVELTERSPESAGT from the coding sequence ATGTTTATACCCCCCGGTTTTGACCAGGGTTCAATCGTGACCTCCCTGGGTCGCATGGTTTACTATACCAACCGCCCGGAGTTTTGGCAGGGTGGACCTTCTGCAAGTGGCGATCGCCCGACCCAACCGACATTACTCTTCCTGCACGGATTTGGTGGGGGGTCCTCCGCTTATGAGTGGTCGAAAGTCTATCCCGCCTTTGCCCCAGACTACCGGATTCTTGCCCCCGATTTAATCGGATGGGGACGTTCGGAACATCCGGAACGCAATTATCAAATTGAAGACTATCTGAGTACCTTAACCGAGTTTATCCAACAGACTTGTCCCGAACCTGTGGTGGCGATCGCCTCTTCCCTAACCGCTGCCTTCACCATTCGAGTGGCGATCGCCCATCCTGAGTTCTTCAAAAGCCTCATTTTAACCACCCCCTCGGGACTCTCCGACTTTGGGGAAAATTACAGCAGTAGCTTTTTCGCCCAACTGGTGAAAACCCCCTTCCTAGACCAACTGCTGTATCGGACGGGAATCGCCACAGAAGGCGGAATCCGCGGGTTCCTGCAAAGCCGACAATTTGCCAATCCGGACTTAATTTATCCAGAAATCGTCCAAGCGTACCTACAGTCGGCCCTAGAACCGAATGGGGAATATGCGGCCCTCTCCTTCGTGCGCGGGGACCTCTGCTTTGATTTAGCCCGGGATATTCCCCAACTCACCACTCCCACCGCCTTTATTTGGGGACGCCAGTCCCAATTTACCGGACCCGAACTCGGCAAGCGTCTCGCCAGTCTCAACCCCTCGGCAATCCGCGAGTTCATCCAGCTTGAAACCGTCGGATTAACGCCTCAATTGGAAGTGCCTGCGGTAACTATTGGTCTAATCCGCAGATTTTTGGTGGAACTCACTGAGCGATCGCCCGAATCTGCCGGGACTTAG